ATCGTTCAAGTATTCTCCCGCTCCATATGACGATCCTCGCTGGCAGATTGCCTGGCAAGCGTACGTGCCAGAATAGCGGAATAGAGCGGTTTACCTCCAAGAAACTGCGCTAACAGTGTCGCACCAAGGCAGGTAATGATCATTGGCAATATAAGCTGATAATTGTCTGTCATTTCCAGAACCAGCACGATCCCGGTCAGCGGCGCGCGTAACGACGCCGCCAGCAACGCCCCCATTCCGGCAATGGCAAACGTCCCGGCATCTAACTGATAATGCGGGAAGAGAATAGCGCTCGCACTGCCGAACGCCATCCCCAGGACTGTACCCAGCGCCAGCATCGGCGCAAAAATTCCGCCCGGCGCACCGGAACTAAAACAGAGCAAGGTGGTAACAACGCGGGCAAGGAAAATGAACAACAGCATGCCCACGGTATAATTGCCCGCCGTCGCTATCGGGATGAGAGCAAAACCGCCGCCGGAGAGCGCTGGCGCAACCAGTCCTAAAACGCCGCATGCGCCGCCAACGATGCCGCCAATCAGCACCCACTTCCCGGTGTGCCCGCCGTGAAGTCGCTGAAACAGATCCTGGGTACGCAGCACTAACGCATTAAACAGTGGGCCGACACAACCAAACACCATTCCCAGCAGCAGATAGAGCCACAGCGTGTTCACTGGCGCATTGCTGAGTTTGCCGACATCGATCACCGCCGCCTCGCCGTTAAACAACCGGAACACAATGCTCGACATAATCACGCCGGTAAACACCGCTTTAATTGAGATCAGGTTGTAGTGAAACTGTGAGCGCATCTCTTCAATGATGAACAGGATCCCCGCCAGCGGCGCGTTAAATGCCGCTGAAAGCCCGGCCGCTGCACCGGTCGCCAGCAGCGTATGGCGGGCTTCACTGCTGCGCAGGCGAAACAGATCGCCCACCATTCGCCCGATATTGCCGCCGATCTGCACCGTCGGCCCTTCACGCCCCAGCACCATACCCGCCCCCAGCGTTCCCATGCCGCCGATGAATTTCACCGGCAGTACGCGCCACCAGCGCACCGGGCGGAGTTCTTCCAGTGCGCCTTCAATTTCAGGGATACCGGAACCGCCCGCCTCTGGCGCAAAGCGCCGCACCAGCCAGTAGCCAATCATCGCCAGACACGCCGAACCGATAAACGCCAGCGGCCAGACCAGCGCGCTGTTCGCCACCTGTCCCAGTGCGCCGATACGCGCGTTCAACACCGCGTTGACCGCTTTCTCAAACGCCACGCCAACCAAACCCGTCAGCGCACCGGCTATTGCAGCCACCACTAAAATTGCCAGCGGCGTTTTATCGCGTTGCAGCATCTGACGCACGATATTCCGTCGGCGGCGTTGCTCAACCTGTTGTTGTTCGAATGAGGGAGTCTCTGCTTGCATCTGATTTTCTATAGGTCATACAAAAGAGGTATTGTAACCAGCGACTGCCGCCGCGTCGCGGGGGAATGTCCTGCAAAATATGTCGTTTCACCAGGGCAAAACTTTCATAACATTCGTGTAATCACATAGAATGACCGGCATTGAATTTTCCACGAACCAGGTAATGAAAGATGAGTAAGTCTGAAGAACTCTATAACGCAGCGCGCGAACTGATCCCCGGCGGTGTCAATTCACCGGTACGCGCCTTTACCGGCGTCGGTGGTACGCCGCTGTTTATCGAGCGTGCTGACGGTGCTTATTTGTATGACGCCGATGGTAAAGCCTATATCGATTACGTCGGTTCCTGGGGGCCTATGGTGCTGGGGCACAACCACCCGGCCATTCGCAACGCCGTTATTGAGGCGGCCAGCCGCGGGCTGAGCTTTGGTGCACCAACGGAGATGGAAGTCAAAATGGCCGCGCTGGTGACCGAACTGGTACCCACCATGGATATGGTACGCATGGTGAACTCCGGTACGGAAGCCACCATGAGCGCCATCCGCCTGGCGCGCGGCTTTACCGGCCGCGACAAAATCATCAAATTCGAAGGTTGCTACCACGGCCACGCCGACTGCCTGCTGGTGAAAGCTGGTTCCGGCGCGTTGACCTTAGGCCAACCGAACTCACCGGGCGTTCCGGCTGATTTCGCCAAACACACGCTGACCTGCACCTATAACGATCTCGATTCCGTTCGCGCGGCCTTCGAACAGTATCCGCAGGATATCGCCTGTATCATCGTTGAACCGGTTGCCGGCAACATGAACTGCGTACCGCCGCAGCCGGAATTCCTGCCGGGCCTGCGCGCGCTGTGTGACGAATTCGGCGCGCTGTTGATCATTGACGAAGTGATGACCGGCTTCCGCGTTGCGCTGGCAGGCGCGCAGGCTTATTACGGCGTCGAGCCGGATCTGACCTGTCTGGGCAAAATTATCGGCGGCGGCATGCCGGTAGGCGCGTTTGGCGGGCGCCGTGAGGTGATGGACGTACTGGCGCCGACCGGCCCGGTCTATCAGGCTGGCACACTCTCTGGCAACCCGATTGCGATGGCTGCGGGCTATGCCTGCCTGACTGAAGTGGCGCAGCCGGGCGTTCACTCCACGCTAACCGAGCTGACCACGCAGCTGGCCGACGGTCTGCTGGAAGCAGCGCAGCAGGCAGGCATTCCGCTGGTCGTCAACCACGTAGGTGGTATGTTCGGCCTGTTCTTTACCGATGCGCCAGCCGTGACCTGCTATCAGGATGTGGTGAAGTGCGACGTTGAACGCTTTAAGCGTTTCTTCCATCTGATGCTGGAAGAAGGCGTTTATCTTGCGCCGTCAGCGTTTGAGGCGGGCTTTATGTCCGTGGCACATAGTGAAGAGGATATCGATAACACTATCGATGCCGCACGTCGCGTTTTCGCGAAGCTGTAATGTTTTTTGCCGGATAAGGCACAGCCCTCTCCCCGGTGGGGAGAGGGAAAAAATTAGCGGCTCTGCTTTCTCAGCAAATAGATAAAGTACGGCGCGCCGATAAACGTCGACAGCAATCCCGCCGGGATCTGGAACGGAAACATCAGCATCCGCCCGCACCAGTCAGCAAACACCAGCAATATTCCCCCGACCAGCGCCGAAATAACAATATGCGGCATCGTACGACGGAACCCCATCATCCGCGCAATATGCGGCGCCATCAGCCCCACAAAGCTCAACGGACCGATGGTCATGGTCGCGGTAGCTGTCAATGCCGCAGCCAGCAACAACAGCGCGATGCGTGAAGATGTCAGCGCCAGGCCAACCGCACGCGCCGTATCGCCGCCGAGCGGTAAAATCATCAGCCAGCGACGGCAAAACGGTGTCAATGCCAGCAGGATCACCATCATCACGCCACTACGCAGCACCAGCTCGCCCGAGGCGTTATACGTACTGCCGGAAATCCACGTCAGGATCGCCGCCATACGCGGATCCCCGCTGGCCTGCAGCATCATCAGCAACATAGTGAAGGCGGTACTGAGCGCCATCCCCGCCAGCAGCATGCGGTGCGGCGAGAATCCGCCGCGCCCGGCAGCGATCATAATGATCAGCAGCGTCAGCGCCGCGCCAAGGCTCCCGGCGGGCATCAGCCAGCCAAACGCGTTGCCGGGCACGAAGAACAACATCAGTACCACGCCAAAGGCGGCGCCAGAGCTGATCCCCAGCACTTCCGGGCTGGCCATCGGGTTACCGGTCAGACGTTGAATGATGCAACCCGCGACAGCCAGCATCACCCCGGCGGTCAGCGCGGCAACAATGCGCGGCCAGCGCCACGGCAGCAACTCCTGCAACAGCGTGCCGCTGGCCCAGTGCCAGCCCTGCGCATCGCGGCCAAAAGCCAGCGCGGCCCACATCGCCAGCAACAGCACTACCAGCCCGCCCAGCACAAACCACGGCACCTGCTGACGTTCAGCCGCGACATTGTCCCCGGCATCCATGGCGGGGGTATTCATACTCCGCAGACGCGGCAACAGCCACAGCAGCAACGGAGCGCCAATCAGCGCGGTGATCGAACCGGTGGAGACTTCCATCCACACCCGCGTCAACCACCAGATGATCTGGTCGGAGAGCCAGAGGATCAGCGCGCCAATCAGCGGCGCTAACAGCAGACGCGCCAGCAGACGACGTGCGCCAAGCATTTTTGCCAGTAGCGGCGCGAACAGGCCGATAAATCCGATGATCCCCACCGCATTCACCAGCAACGCACTCAGGACAACCGCCAGCGTCAGCGCGGCCAGGCGCGCCATCGACAGTGCAAGCCCCAGATTGCGCGCAACGCCATCATCCAGCCCCATCAGCGTGAGCGGGCGCAGCAACAGCAACGTCAGCACGGCGCAGCCAGCTAGCTGCGGCCACAAACGTTGCACCACGCTCCAGTCGGTTTGCGTCAGCGTTCCGGTGCTCCACAAAAACATGCTTTGCAATTGATCGTGGTGAAACAGCACCAGCAACTGGTTGATCGCGCCGCAATAGAGGCTGACCACCAGACCGGCGAGGATCAGCGTCACCGGCGACAACCGTTTTCCCCACGCCACACCAAATACCAGCGCGCCAACGGCGCCTGCGCCGATCAACGCCGCAAACTGCGAGGCCAGCACGCCTGGAATTGTCCACAGCGTGGTAATCGTGATGCCCAACTGCGCGCCGGTCGCCACGCCCAGCGTGGTCGGTTCGGCCAGCGGGTTACGCAATACCTGCTGGAACAACACGCCAACCAGCCCAAGCCCCGCGCCTACCAGCAGCGAGACGGCCAGACGCGGCAACAGGCTGTAATGGAACAGCATCTGATCGATCAGATTCATATCCGGCGCACGAAACGCCTGCCCCCACTGCACGCACGGCAGTGCAACGTTTAAGTTGCTCCAGGTCAGCCAGGCGGCGGCGACAAACAGCAACGCCAGCAAGAAGGCAGGGAAACGTGCAATACTCTGACTCATGTCCGGCCTCCCAGCGCGTTATCCAGCACGCGGGTGAAGTGCATCGCCGACAGTGTCGCGCCATAGAACCAGACTGCCGGAACGCGCTGGAATCGGCCAGACCGGACAAACGGCATCGCCTGCCACAGCGGCGTCGCCATCAGCTTGCGCATATCCTGCTCATTACCGTGATCGAAACAGAGCACATCCACATCTTTGTACGCTGCCAGCCTGTCGATACCGACCGTCACGCTGCCCCAGAAGGTGGTTTCCCCCTGCCAGGCATTGCGCACACCCAGTTGATCGAGCACCGCCTGGAACAGGCAGTTCTCGGCAAACACCAGCACATGGCGCGGATCGAGCAGGGTAATCATCAATAACGGACGATCGCCGCGCCGGGCGAAATGCGGTTTTGTCCCATCAATTAACGCATCAAACTGATCGAGATGTTTTTTGGCTGCGGCTTCCCGATTCAGCATTTGCGCCATTTCGTTCAGCGAACGTCGGGCCAGCGCCAGCGGTTGTTTACCGTCGCTGAAAGTAAAACCGCGCCCCGGTGCGATCTTCGCCAGTTTGGCCTCATCCGGGCCGTAACCCGCCGACCAGACCAGCAGCGAGGGTTTCATCTGCGTGAGTAATTCGAGGTTCGGTTCGGTACGCAAACCAACGTCAATTACCGAAGCG
Above is a genomic segment from Kosakonia radicincitans DSM 16656 containing:
- the clcA gene encoding H(+)/Cl(-) exchange transporter ClcA → MQAETPSFEQQQVEQRRRRNIVRQMLQRDKTPLAILVVAAIAGALTGLVGVAFEKAVNAVLNARIGALGQVANSALVWPLAFIGSACLAMIGYWLVRRFAPEAGGSGIPEIEGALEELRPVRWWRVLPVKFIGGMGTLGAGMVLGREGPTVQIGGNIGRMVGDLFRLRSSEARHTLLATGAAAGLSAAFNAPLAGILFIIEEMRSQFHYNLISIKAVFTGVIMSSIVFRLFNGEAAVIDVGKLSNAPVNTLWLYLLLGMVFGCVGPLFNALVLRTQDLFQRLHGGHTGKWVLIGGIVGGACGVLGLVAPALSGGGFALIPIATAGNYTVGMLLFIFLARVVTTLLCFSSGAPGGIFAPMLALGTVLGMAFGSASAILFPHYQLDAGTFAIAGMGALLAASLRAPLTGIVLVLEMTDNYQLILPMIITCLGATLLAQFLGGKPLYSAILARTLARQSASEDRHMERENT
- the hemL gene encoding glutamate-1-semialdehyde 2,1-aminomutase codes for the protein MSKSEELYNAARELIPGGVNSPVRAFTGVGGTPLFIERADGAYLYDADGKAYIDYVGSWGPMVLGHNHPAIRNAVIEAASRGLSFGAPTEMEVKMAALVTELVPTMDMVRMVNSGTEATMSAIRLARGFTGRDKIIKFEGCYHGHADCLLVKAGSGALTLGQPNSPGVPADFAKHTLTCTYNDLDSVRAAFEQYPQDIACIIVEPVAGNMNCVPPQPEFLPGLRALCDEFGALLIIDEVMTGFRVALAGAQAYYGVEPDLTCLGKIIGGGMPVGAFGGRREVMDVLAPTGPVYQAGTLSGNPIAMAAGYACLTEVAQPGVHSTLTELTTQLADGLLEAAQQAGIPLVVNHVGGMFGLFFTDAPAVTCYQDVVKCDVERFKRFFHLMLEEGVYLAPSAFEAGFMSVAHSEEDIDNTIDAARRVFAKL
- the fhuB gene encoding Fe(3+)-hydroxamate ABC transporter permease FhuB; the encoded protein is MSQSIARFPAFLLALLFVAAAWLTWSNLNVALPCVQWGQAFRAPDMNLIDQMLFHYSLLPRLAVSLLVGAGLGLVGVLFQQVLRNPLAEPTTLGVATGAQLGITITTLWTIPGVLASQFAALIGAGAVGALVFGVAWGKRLSPVTLILAGLVVSLYCGAINQLLVLFHHDQLQSMFLWSTGTLTQTDWSVVQRLWPQLAGCAVLTLLLLRPLTLMGLDDGVARNLGLALSMARLAALTLAVVLSALLVNAVGIIGFIGLFAPLLAKMLGARRLLARLLLAPLIGALILWLSDQIIWWLTRVWMEVSTGSITALIGAPLLLWLLPRLRSMNTPAMDAGDNVAAERQQVPWFVLGGLVVLLLAMWAALAFGRDAQGWHWASGTLLQELLPWRWPRIVAALTAGVMLAVAGCIIQRLTGNPMASPEVLGISSGAAFGVVLMLFFVPGNAFGWLMPAGSLGAALTLLIIMIAAGRGGFSPHRMLLAGMALSTAFTMLLMMLQASGDPRMAAILTWISGSTYNASGELVLRSGVMMVILLALTPFCRRWLMILPLGGDTARAVGLALTSSRIALLLLAAALTATATMTIGPLSFVGLMAPHIARMMGFRRTMPHIVISALVGGILLVFADWCGRMLMFPFQIPAGLLSTFIGAPYFIYLLRKQSR
- the fhuD gene encoding Fe(3+)-hydroxamate ABC transporter substrate-binding protein FhuD, whose product is MADLHSISRRRLLTAMALSPLLWHLRSARAATVDPYRIVALEWLPVELLLALGITPYGVADVHNYNIWVNEPSLPASVIDVGLRTEPNLELLTQMKPSLLVWSAGYGPDEAKLAKIAPGRGFTFSDGKQPLALARRSLNEMAQMLNREAAAKKHLDQFDALIDGTKPHFARRGDRPLLMITLLDPRHVLVFAENCLFQAVLDQLGVRNAWQGETTFWGSVTVGIDRLAAYKDVDVLCFDHGNEQDMRKLMATPLWQAMPFVRSGRFQRVPAVWFYGATLSAMHFTRVLDNALGGRT